One genomic segment of Streptomyces sp. RerS4 includes these proteins:
- a CDS encoding GNAT family N-acetyltransferase: MSTTTEILFTRVDPVLGTFAIRPLDPFSDAELLHGWVTHPKASFWMMQDASLTEVEREYVRITTHEHHQAFIGLHEGRPAFLMESYDPAHLELVGLYDAEPGDVGMHFLVAPTDTPVSGFTRAVITTVMASLFADPAHRRVVVEPDVRNKAVHALNEAVGFVPEREVQKPEKVALLSFCTRERFEATQFEATEQESI; encoded by the coding sequence ATGAGCACCACCACCGAGATCCTCTTCACCCGCGTCGACCCGGTCCTGGGCACCTTCGCGATCCGCCCCCTGGACCCCTTCTCCGACGCGGAACTGCTGCACGGCTGGGTCACCCACCCCAAGGCCTCGTTCTGGATGATGCAGGACGCCTCGCTCACCGAGGTGGAGCGCGAGTACGTGCGCATCACCACGCACGAGCACCACCAGGCCTTCATCGGCCTGCACGAGGGCCGGCCGGCCTTCCTGATGGAGAGCTACGACCCCGCGCACCTGGAGCTCGTCGGCCTCTACGACGCCGAGCCCGGCGACGTCGGCATGCACTTCCTGGTCGCCCCCACCGACACCCCGGTCAGCGGCTTCACCCGCGCCGTGATCACGACGGTGATGGCCTCCCTCTTCGCCGACCCGGCCCACCGGCGCGTCGTCGTCGAGCCCGACGTCCGCAACAAGGCCGTCCACGCCCTGAACGAGGCCGTCGGCTTCGTCCCCGAGCGCGAGGTCCAAAAGCCCGAGAAGGTCGCCCTGCTCAGCTTCTGCACCCGCGAGCGGTTCGAGGCCACCCAGTTCGAGGCCACCGAGCAGGAGTCGATATGA
- a CDS encoding IucA/IucC family siderophore biosynthesis protein yields the protein MSPADAISHLTPELWARANRALVRKALAEFSHERLLTPEALGGDRYRVLSDDGGVEYRFTAALHALDHWAVDEPSITRVRGGEELPLDALDFHIEFRETLGLSAEVLPVYLEEISSTLAGSGFKYTKPEIPSSVLAKSSFQDIETGMTEGHPCFVANNGRLGFGVHDYLSYAPETASPVHLVWVAARKDVSTFTAGAGLDHDSFMRAELGEAAIAGFEAKLSAQGLDPADYHFLPVHPWQWWNKTTVTFAAEIANRRLVLLGEGEDAYLAQQSIRTFFNTTTPTKHYVKTAISVLNMGFMRGLSAAYMEATPAINDWLHRLIASDEILRSVDFSIIRERAAIGYHHRQYERATDRYSPYRKMLAALWRESPVNSLRDGERLATMASLLHVDAEGKSFVGALIAESGLTPSEWLKPYLRAYLLPLLHCFYQYDLAYMPHGENTILVIKDGVVQRAIFKDIAEEIVVMDPDAVLPPAVERVRADIPEDMKLLSIFTDVFDCFFRFLGSILATEGICDEATFWRAVADCAHDYQDSVPALADRFARYDLFTPEFQLSCLNRLQLRNNKQMVDLADPAAALQLIGTIENPVAPYASRR from the coding sequence ATGAGCCCGGCCGACGCCATCTCCCACCTCACTCCCGAGCTGTGGGCCCGCGCCAACCGCGCCCTGGTCCGCAAGGCCCTCGCGGAGTTCTCCCACGAACGCCTGCTGACCCCCGAGGCCCTCGGCGGCGACCGCTACCGCGTCCTGTCCGACGACGGCGGCGTCGAGTACCGCTTCACGGCCGCCCTGCACGCCCTGGACCACTGGGCGGTGGACGAGCCCTCGATCACCCGCGTGCGCGGCGGCGAGGAGCTGCCGCTGGACGCCCTCGACTTCCACATCGAGTTCCGGGAGACCCTGGGCCTGAGCGCGGAGGTCCTGCCCGTCTACCTGGAGGAGATCTCCTCCACCCTGGCGGGCTCGGGCTTCAAGTACACGAAGCCCGAGATCCCCTCGTCGGTCCTCGCGAAGTCCTCGTTCCAGGACATCGAGACCGGCATGACGGAGGGCCACCCCTGCTTCGTCGCCAACAACGGCCGGCTCGGCTTCGGCGTGCACGACTACCTCTCGTACGCCCCGGAGACGGCGAGCCCGGTGCACCTGGTGTGGGTGGCGGCCCGCAAGGACGTCTCCACCTTCACGGCCGGCGCCGGCCTGGACCACGACTCCTTCATGCGCGCGGAGCTGGGCGAGGCCGCGATCGCGGGATTCGAGGCCAAGCTGAGCGCCCAGGGCCTGGACCCGGCGGACTACCACTTCCTGCCCGTCCATCCCTGGCAGTGGTGGAACAAGACGACGGTCACCTTCGCGGCCGAGATCGCGAACCGCCGCCTGGTGCTGCTCGGCGAGGGCGAGGACGCGTACCTGGCCCAGCAGTCGATCCGCACCTTCTTCAACACCACCACCCCCACCAAGCACTACGTGAAGACCGCGATCTCGGTCCTCAACATGGGCTTCATGCGCGGCCTGTCGGCGGCCTACATGGAGGCCACCCCGGCCATCAACGACTGGCTGCACCGGCTGATCGCATCGGACGAGATCCTCCGGTCCGTCGACTTCTCGATCATCCGCGAGCGCGCGGCGATCGGCTACCACCACCGCCAGTACGAGCGCGCCACGGACCGCTACTCGCCGTACCGCAAGATGCTGGCCGCCCTGTGGCGCGAGTCCCCGGTGAACTCCCTGCGCGACGGCGAGCGCCTGGCGACGATGGCCTCGCTCCTGCACGTCGACGCGGAGGGCAAGTCCTTCGTAGGCGCCCTGATCGCGGAATCCGGCCTGACCCCGTCCGAATGGCTGAAGCCGTACCTTCGTGCGTACCTGCTCCCCCTCCTGCACTGCTTCTACCAGTACGACCTGGCGTACATGCCGCACGGCGAGAACACCATCCTGGTGATCAAGGACGGCGTCGTCCAGCGGGCGATCTTCAAGGACATCGCCGAGGAGATCGTGGTCATGGACCCCGACGCGGTCCTCCCGCCGGCCGTCGAGCGCGTCAGGGCCGACATCCCGGAGGACATGAAGCTCCTGTCGATCTTCACGGACGTCTTCGACTGCTTCTTCCGCTTCCTCGGCTCGATCCTGGCCACGGAGGGCATCTGCGACGAGGCCACCTTCTGGCGGGCGGTCGCGGACTGCGCCCACGACTACCAGGACTCGGTCCCCGCCCTGGCGGACCGCTTCGCCCGCTACGACCTCTTCACGCCCGAGTTCCAGCTGTCCTGCCTGAACCGCCTCCAGCTGCGCAACAACAAGCAGATGGTCGACCTCGCCGACCCGGCGGCGGCCCTCCAACTGATCGGCACCATCGAGAACCCCGTCGCGCCTTACGCATCGCGGCGGTGA
- a CDS encoding calcium-binding protein, translating into MPLYPPRRRSGRIGAVSAAALALVCSLAGVAMAAPGDLDPAFSGDGKVITDVTGYENIAGMVVQPDGKIVTVGDGYFDDTSGDFVLVRYNTDGSLDTSFGGDGIVTTDFDVNNEEARALALQPDGKIVAVGGSTSIAGTGAWASARYNSDGSLDTTYGDGGRALTDPDVDTIDTAEAVAVQPNGALVLGGSSFGRWTVARLTPAGGPDTSFGGDGIVITDFGGGACCGVSDLALQSDGRIVAAGSASGFALARYNADGSLDTGFDGDGRVTTGFGTSAEGVALQSDGKIVTAGAAGNAFAVMRFTANGAPDTTFDGDGRATTSFGPEYTWVADMALQSDGRIVAAGQYAGEFALARFNAGGSLDTDFSGDGRLTTDFGGVSEQATSVALQADGKILAGGVAGEANSLNADRAVARYLGGGGSEPPLPPADLLSVTKAGTTTVSIGDQATYTVTVTNTSTTTTATGVTLTDTLTGVAGTLLSVTPGPGQGSCTVTSTSANCALSSLAPGARVTVTVVAEPRATGTLSDRATASAAQSDPVPANNTATATTTVNNARGCTIIGTSGADTLTGGYFNDVICALSGNDIVRAGYGNDTVHAGPGNDNVDGGHGGDTLNGNTGNDTLTGYYGDDRLNTVDGVSGNDTANGGFGTDTCTTDPGDTRLSCP; encoded by the coding sequence ATGCCCCTGTATCCCCCACGGCGCCGGTCCGGGCGCATCGGTGCGGTGAGCGCCGCGGCGCTGGCGCTCGTATGCAGCCTGGCCGGAGTGGCGATGGCCGCCCCCGGCGACCTGGACCCCGCGTTCAGCGGCGACGGCAAGGTCATCACGGACGTGACCGGCTACGAGAACATCGCGGGCATGGTCGTGCAGCCGGACGGAAAGATCGTCACGGTCGGCGACGGCTACTTCGACGACACCTCGGGCGACTTCGTACTGGTGCGCTACAACACCGACGGCAGCCTGGACACGAGCTTCGGCGGCGACGGCATCGTCACCACCGACTTCGACGTCAACAACGAGGAGGCCCGAGCCCTCGCGCTACAGCCCGACGGCAAGATCGTCGCGGTCGGAGGGTCCACCTCGATCGCCGGTACCGGCGCCTGGGCGTCGGCCCGCTACAACAGCGACGGCAGCCTGGACACCACCTACGGAGACGGCGGCAGGGCGCTCACGGATCCCGATGTCGACACGATCGATACCGCGGAGGCGGTAGCGGTCCAGCCGAACGGCGCGCTCGTCCTGGGCGGGTCGAGCTTCGGACGCTGGACTGTGGCGCGCCTCACGCCCGCCGGCGGCCCGGACACGAGCTTCGGCGGCGACGGCATCGTCATCACCGACTTCGGGGGCGGCGCCTGCTGCGGGGTCTCCGACCTGGCGTTGCAGTCCGACGGCAGGATCGTCGCCGCCGGCAGCGCCTCCGGTTTCGCGTTGGCCCGTTACAACGCCGACGGCAGCCTGGACACCGGCTTCGACGGTGACGGCAGGGTGACCACCGGCTTCGGAACCTCCGCCGAGGGTGTGGCGCTGCAGTCCGACGGCAAGATCGTCACCGCGGGCGCTGCCGGCAACGCCTTCGCAGTGATGCGCTTCACCGCCAACGGCGCCCCGGACACGACCTTCGACGGTGACGGCAGGGCGACCACCTCCTTCGGACCCGAGTACACCTGGGTCGCGGACATGGCGCTGCAGTCCGACGGCCGGATCGTCGCCGCCGGTCAGTACGCAGGGGAATTCGCGCTGGCGCGGTTCAACGCCGGCGGTAGCCTCGACACCGACTTCAGCGGCGACGGCCGCCTGACCACCGACTTCGGCGGAGTCTCGGAACAGGCCACTTCCGTGGCCTTGCAGGCCGACGGCAAGATCCTCGCCGGCGGCGTCGCCGGTGAGGCCAACAGCCTGAACGCCGACCGTGCCGTGGCCCGCTACCTGGGCGGCGGGGGCAGCGAGCCGCCGCTCCCGCCCGCGGACCTGTTGTCCGTCACCAAGGCCGGAACCACCACCGTCAGCATCGGCGACCAGGCCACGTACACCGTGACCGTGACCAATACGAGCACCACGACCACGGCCACCGGCGTCACCCTCACCGACACCCTCACCGGAGTCGCGGGCACGCTCCTGTCCGTCACCCCTGGCCCCGGGCAGGGCAGCTGCACCGTCACCTCCACCAGTGCCAACTGCGCCTTGAGCTCCCTCGCCCCGGGTGCCCGGGTCACGGTGACGGTGGTCGCCGAACCCCGCGCCACGGGCACCCTGTCCGACCGGGCCACGGCCTCCGCCGCGCAGAGCGACCCCGTCCCCGCCAACAACACCGCGACGGCCACCACCACCGTCAACAACGCGCGCGGCTGCACGATCATCGGCACCAGCGGCGCGGACACCCTGACCGGCGGCTACTTCAACGACGTGATCTGCGCCCTCAGCGGCAACGACATCGTCAGGGCCGGCTACGGCAACGACACCGTCCACGCCGGCCCCGGCAACGACAACGTCGACGGCGGCCACGGCGGCGACACCCTGAACGGCAACACCGGGAACGACACGCTGACCGGCTACTACGGCGACGACCGCCTCAACACGGTCGACGGCGTCTCCGGCAACGACACCGCCAACGGCGGCTTCGGCACCGACACGTGCACGACCGACCCGGGCGACACCCGCCTGAGCTGCCCCTAG
- a CDS encoding beta-N-acetylhexosaminidase, translating into MRLLPRALATLLVLGAVGACLSCAPARGDDARPGERRPAAALTPYERLLPAPASVRAEGAAYSFGAGTVIRTGRRAPEEVRQVGELLAEQLRGPSGLPLPVVDGQDGDGIRLLLDEGARDLGAEGYRLRTTASGITLTARTPAGLFHAGQTLRQLLPVRGTGRVPGGTVTDAPRFAYRGAMVDVARHYFPVEQVKRYVDQLAQYKINKLHLHLTDDQGWRLAIDSWPRLAQYGGASEVGGGPGGYWTKEQYRDLVAYAAARYVEVIPEIDMPGHVNAAQASYAELNCDGRARERYTGVKVGFSSLCVGKERTYEFIDEVLGELAELTPGPYLHIGGDEAHSTPAADYAAFMDRAQAIVARHGKTVVAWHQLAHARPAPGAVLQYWGTDKTGAAEKAAVATAAKAGHPVIVSPADRAYLDMKYDKTTKPGLAWAGYVPVRRAYSWNPGSYLSGVPESAVLGVEAPLWTETIATRADWELMAFPRVLGLAELGWSPAAALDWDAYRLRLAAQSPRLAAQDTTYFRAPEVPWE; encoded by the coding sequence ATGCGACTACTGCCCCGCGCACTCGCCACCCTCCTCGTCCTCGGCGCCGTCGGTGCCTGCCTCTCCTGTGCCCCCGCCCGCGGCGACGACGCCAGACCCGGCGAGCGGCGCCCCGCGGCGGCCCTCACCCCCTACGAGCGGCTCCTGCCGGCGCCGGCCTCCGTACGGGCCGAGGGTGCCGCGTACTCGTTCGGCGCGGGCACGGTGATCCGTACGGGCCGGCGCGCGCCGGAGGAGGTGCGGCAGGTCGGCGAACTGCTCGCGGAGCAGCTGCGCGGGCCGAGCGGGCTGCCGCTGCCGGTGGTCGACGGGCAGGACGGGGACGGGATCCGGCTGCTGCTCGACGAGGGGGCACGGGACCTGGGCGCGGAGGGCTACCGGCTGCGGACCACCGCCTCCGGGATCACGCTGACCGCGCGCACCCCGGCCGGGCTCTTCCACGCGGGGCAGACGCTGCGCCAGCTGCTCCCGGTGCGCGGGACGGGTCGGGTGCCGGGCGGGACGGTCACGGACGCGCCGCGCTTCGCGTACCGGGGGGCGATGGTCGACGTCGCCCGGCACTACTTCCCGGTGGAGCAGGTCAAGCGGTACGTCGACCAACTCGCCCAGTACAAGATCAACAAGCTGCACCTGCACCTGACCGACGACCAGGGCTGGCGGCTCGCGATCGACTCCTGGCCCCGGCTCGCGCAGTACGGCGGCGCGAGCGAGGTCGGCGGCGGCCCCGGCGGCTACTGGACCAAGGAGCAGTACCGCGACCTGGTGGCCTACGCGGCCGCCCGGTACGTCGAGGTGATCCCGGAGATCGACATGCCGGGCCACGTGAACGCCGCCCAGGCCTCCTACGCCGAACTGAACTGCGACGGCAGGGCGCGCGAGCGCTACACCGGCGTCAAGGTCGGCTTCAGCTCGCTGTGCGTCGGCAAGGAACGGACGTACGAGTTCATCGACGAGGTCCTCGGGGAACTCGCGGAGCTGACCCCCGGCCCGTACCTGCACATCGGGGGCGACGAGGCGCACTCCACCCCGGCGGCGGACTACGCGGCGTTCATGGACCGCGCCCAGGCGATCGTCGCCCGGCACGGCAAGACGGTGGTGGCCTGGCACCAGCTCGCCCACGCCCGCCCGGCGCCGGGCGCGGTGCTCCAGTACTGGGGCACCGACAAGACGGGTGCCGCCGAGAAGGCGGCCGTGGCGACGGCGGCGAAGGCCGGCCACCCGGTGATCGTCTCCCCGGCGGACCGGGCCTACCTGGACATGAAGTACGACAAGACCACGAAGCCGGGACTGGCCTGGGCGGGGTACGTGCCCGTGCGGCGCGCGTACTCCTGGAACCCGGGCTCCTACCTCTCGGGCGTCCCCGAATCCGCCGTCCTGGGCGTGGAGGCCCCCCTGTGGACGGAGACCATCGCCACGCGCGCCGACTGGGAACTGATGGCCTTCCCCCGCGTCCTGGGCCTGGCGGAACTCGGCTGGTCCCCGGCCGCCGCCCTCGACTGGGACGCGTACCGCCTCCGCCTGGCCGCCCAGTCCCCCCGCCTGGCCGCCCAGGACACGACGTACTTCCGCGCCCCGGAGGTGCCGTGGGAGTAG